The Sedimentibacter sp. zth1 DNA segment CATCTGCAAGTATTGATTTTCTAATTCTACCACCCGTAGCCTCTTCACCTTTACCAAGTACTAAATACTGTCCTATACCCAATTTTAAAGCAATTTCGTTTAGCATATCTTCACATACTACCTGTGCTCTTAATTTTGATAAATCGCCTTCAGGATAATTAGGAAATTCTTTAAATATATGTCTACTTACTACTATGCTCAGTACAGAGTCTCCTAAAAATTCAAGTCTCTCATTGTTAACTCTTTTATAAGTTTTATTTTCATTTGAGTATGAACTATGCGTTAAAGCGTTTTCTAGTAGTTTAATATTTCTGAATTTATATCCTATTTTGCTTTCAAGTTTTTCTATATTGTCAATTTTAACTTTCATAATACCGTACCTCCTATAATTATTGAAAAATGCCAACCATAGTTGGCATTTTAACTATAAAATAAATTTTATTTTTCTAATAAATTTGTTAAATATGTTACAACATTACCTACGGTTTCTATATTATCAGATTGTTCATCATCTATTTCTATATTAAATTCCT contains these protein-coding regions:
- the rnc gene encoding ribonuclease III, producing MKVKIDNIEKLESKIGYKFRNIKLLENALTHSSYSNENKTYKRVNNERLEFLGDSVLSIVVSRHIFKEFPNYPEGDLSKLRAQVVCEDMLNEIALKLGIGQYLVLGKGEEATGGRIRKSILADAMEAIIASIYLDGSLEDADKFILSNLEESIDTLVKGKIFSDYKSYLQEYFQGKNSNYRIKYVVTGEEGPDHDKVFYVDVLVNKKKFGSGVGKSKKTAEQNAAKKSLLRLGEIYE